A DNA window from Actinomadura coerulea contains the following coding sequences:
- a CDS encoding DUF6069 family protein, with the protein MDLAQTLTSSARPIWLTGAAAALAGSVATELFGLAARAAGVPMEAGGVGADATEPIMVGMFAMGTVICTFWGTVLAMLLARFARRPSRTFVRAAVALTVLSFTTPVAAGATATSTKVMLCAAHVLAAAVIIPMFARRLPTAHD; encoded by the coding sequence ATGGACCTCGCCCAGACGCTCACCAGCAGCGCCCGCCCGATCTGGCTGACCGGGGCCGCCGCGGCGCTGGCCGGATCCGTCGCCACGGAGCTGTTCGGGCTGGCCGCCCGCGCGGCCGGCGTCCCGATGGAGGCCGGCGGAGTCGGCGCCGACGCCACCGAACCGATCATGGTCGGGATGTTCGCGATGGGGACGGTCATCTGCACGTTCTGGGGGACGGTCCTCGCCATGCTCCTCGCGCGGTTCGCCAGGAGGCCGTCCCGGACGTTCGTGCGGGCCGCCGTTGCGCTGACGGTCCTGTCGTTCACGACGCCCGTCGCCGCGGGCGCCACGGCGACCTCGACGAAGGTGATGCTGTGCGCCGCACACGTCCTGGCCGCGGCGGTCATCATCCCGATGTTCGCCCGCCGCCTCCCGACCGCGCACGACTGA
- a CDS encoding sigma-70 family RNA polymerase sigma factor: MDEDLGAYRRELLVHCYRMVGSVHEAEDLVQETMLRAWRSRDRYEPRLASVRTWLYKIATNVCLTALRGRARRPLPSGLGGPSEDPDAPLTPAFEVPWLQPFPDALLDDPASRVVRRGSLRLALVAAMQALPPRQRAVLILRDVLEFGAAEAAELLGTSPAAVNSALQRARAGVSGVAAEEEITEPDDAEVAAVLDRYVRSFEAADVDGLVALLTDDAVMEMPPVPLWYRGRRDYGRFMARVFAMAGTDWRMARTSANGQPALVAYRRSEGAYRLHTLQVFTVTPRGVARNVVFQDARVFAAFDLPETFGG; the protein is encoded by the coding sequence GTGGACGAGGATCTCGGCGCCTACCGTCGCGAACTGCTGGTGCACTGCTACCGGATGGTCGGCTCGGTGCACGAGGCGGAGGACCTCGTCCAGGAGACGATGCTGCGCGCGTGGCGGTCCCGGGACCGCTACGAGCCGCGCCTGGCGTCCGTCCGCACCTGGCTCTACAAGATCGCGACGAACGTGTGCCTGACGGCGCTGCGGGGGCGGGCCCGGCGCCCGCTCCCGTCCGGGCTCGGGGGGCCGAGCGAGGACCCGGACGCGCCGCTGACCCCGGCGTTCGAGGTGCCGTGGCTGCAGCCGTTCCCGGACGCGCTGCTCGACGACCCCGCATCGCGCGTCGTGCGGCGCGGCAGCCTGCGCCTGGCGCTGGTGGCGGCGATGCAGGCGCTGCCGCCGAGGCAGCGGGCCGTGCTGATCCTGCGGGACGTCCTGGAGTTCGGCGCGGCCGAGGCCGCGGAGCTGCTGGGCACGTCGCCGGCCGCGGTGAACAGCGCCCTGCAGCGCGCCCGGGCGGGGGTGTCGGGCGTCGCGGCGGAGGAGGAGATCACCGAGCCGGACGACGCGGAGGTCGCCGCCGTCCTCGACCGCTACGTGAGGTCGTTCGAGGCCGCCGACGTCGACGGGCTGGTGGCGCTGCTGACCGACGACGCCGTCATGGAGATGCCGCCCGTGCCGCTCTGGTATCGGGGGCGCCGCGACTACGGGCGGTTCATGGCGCGGGTCTTCGCGATGGCCGGCACCGACTGGCGGATGGCGCGGACGTCCGCCAACGGGCAGCCGGCCCTTGTCGCCTACCGGCGGTCCGAGGGCGCGTACCGGCTGCACACCCTGCAGGTCTTCACCGTGACGCCGCGGGGGGTGGCGCGCAACGTCGTCTTCCAGGACGCGCGGGTGTTCGCCGCTTTCGATCTGCCGGAGACCTTCGGCGGGTGA
- a CDS encoding SgcJ/EcaC family oxidoreductase, whose protein sequence is MHSDETAVREVFERLYKAWGDGDADAFADFYVEDATVVMPGVFNRGREAVRGYMAAAFDGPLKGSRAVDEPQDVRVYGDTAIVVSRAGIIMAGEQEFPPERERLATWVLSRRDGRWLVAAYANAPAR, encoded by the coding sequence ATGCACAGCGACGAGACGGCAGTCCGCGAAGTGTTCGAGCGGCTGTACAAGGCTTGGGGCGACGGCGACGCCGACGCGTTCGCCGACTTCTACGTCGAGGACGCGACCGTGGTGATGCCCGGTGTGTTCAACCGGGGCCGCGAGGCGGTTCGCGGCTACATGGCCGCCGCGTTCGACGGGCCGCTCAAGGGGTCACGGGCCGTGGACGAGCCGCAGGACGTCCGCGTGTACGGCGACACCGCGATCGTCGTCAGCAGGGCGGGCATCATCATGGCCGGGGAGCAGGAGTTCCCGCCCGAACGCGAGCGGCTCGCCACCTGGGTGCTGTCGCGCCGGGACGGGCGCTGGCTCGTCGCCGCCTACGCCAACGCGCCCGCCCGCTGA
- a CDS encoding amidohydrolase, translating into MSKIWTPGANASGFDPRSIRRGLDEYLRRCEAELIEIRRDLHAHPEIAFEEFRTTQIIVDFLTAIGLRPRVLPNGTGVICDVRGGDGPMIALRADIDALPQHDTKLVPYRSTVEGAAHNCGHDVHTTMLLGTAHFLAMLAETGWLRGTVRLIFQPAEELPGGARSVIAAGGLDGVRRIFALHCDPAQEVGFLGLRTGAITASYDKIRVDVTGAGGHTARPHLTGDLITAMGAIQVGLPAVLAREIDSRSAHVLAWGRVQAGSAANAIPTQGLLEGTLRCLDPQDRRFALAELERLLGHLAGLYKVGAELESSIDLPPTINEATSVEILRYAGGLALGDDKIAPTGQSIGGEDFSLYVEQVDGALGRFGVRKPGTPKYDLHQGGYDVDEDCITLGVDLEVHMALAALDHAWSEV; encoded by the coding sequence ATGTCCAAGATCTGGACCCCGGGCGCCAATGCGTCCGGCTTCGACCCCCGCAGCATCAGGCGCGGGCTCGACGAGTACCTCCGCCGGTGCGAGGCGGAGCTGATCGAAATCCGCCGCGACCTCCACGCGCACCCGGAGATCGCGTTCGAGGAATTCCGCACGACCCAGATCATCGTCGACTTCCTGACGGCGATCGGCCTCCGGCCGCGGGTCCTGCCCAACGGCACCGGCGTCATCTGCGACGTCCGCGGAGGCGACGGGCCGATGATCGCGCTGCGCGCGGACATCGACGCACTGCCCCAGCACGACACCAAGCTCGTCCCCTACCGCTCGACGGTGGAGGGCGCGGCGCACAACTGCGGCCACGACGTCCACACCACCATGCTGCTGGGCACGGCGCACTTCCTGGCGATGCTGGCCGAGACCGGTTGGCTCCGCGGCACGGTCAGGCTCATCTTCCAGCCCGCCGAGGAGCTCCCCGGCGGCGCGCGGAGCGTGATCGCCGCCGGCGGTCTGGACGGGGTGCGGCGCATCTTCGCGCTGCACTGCGACCCGGCGCAGGAGGTCGGCTTCCTCGGTCTGCGGACCGGGGCGATCACGGCGTCCTACGACAAGATCCGGGTGGACGTCACCGGGGCCGGCGGGCACACCGCACGGCCGCACCTGACGGGCGATCTGATCACGGCCATGGGGGCCATCCAGGTCGGCCTGCCGGCGGTGCTGGCACGCGAGATCGACTCGCGTTCCGCCCACGTGCTGGCCTGGGGCCGCGTCCAAGCGGGCTCGGCGGCGAACGCGATCCCCACCCAGGGTCTCCTGGAGGGGACGCTCCGCTGCCTGGACCCGCAGGACCGGCGCTTCGCCCTGGCCGAGCTGGAAAGGCTGCTCGGTCATCTGGCGGGGCTCTACAAGGTCGGGGCCGAGCTGGAGAGCTCGATCGACCTGCCGCCCACGATCAACGAGGCGACGAGCGTGGAGATCCTCCGGTACGCCGGGGGTCTGGCGCTCGGCGACGACAAGATCGCCCCCACCGGTCAGAGCATCGGCGGGGAGGACTTCTCCCTCTACGTCGAACAGGTCGACGGCGCCCTCGGGCGCTTCGGCGTGCGCAAGCCCGGCACGCCGAAGTACGACCTGCACCAGGGCGGTTACGACGTCGACGAGGACTGCATCACGCTCGGCGTCGACCTGGAAGTGCACATGGCGCTGGCGGCCCTGGACCACGCGTGGTCTGAGGTCTGA
- a CDS encoding MmcQ/YjbR family DNA-binding protein, whose translation MTDRSWRDRVIAECLAKPGAVEDYPFGDEVAVFKVAGRMFALVPLGASPPSVSLKCDPDLAEELRARHAAVTPGYHLNKRHWNTVVLDGSVPGEEVGELVDHSYDLVVAKLTRAQRSGL comes from the coding sequence GTGACAGACCGGTCGTGGCGTGATCGAGTGATCGCGGAGTGCCTGGCCAAGCCGGGCGCGGTGGAGGACTACCCGTTCGGCGACGAGGTGGCCGTCTTCAAGGTCGCCGGGCGGATGTTCGCGCTGGTGCCGCTGGGCGCGTCGCCGCCCAGCGTCAGCCTCAAGTGCGACCCGGACCTGGCCGAGGAGCTCCGCGCCCGGCACGCCGCGGTCACGCCCGGCTACCACCTCAACAAGCGGCACTGGAACACCGTCGTCCTCGACGGCTCGGTGCCCGGCGAGGAGGTGGGGGAGCTGGTCGACCACTCCTACGACCTCGTGGTCGCGAAGCTCACCCGCGCCCAGCGCTCCGGCCTCTGA
- a CDS encoding peptidoglycan recognition protein: protein MLKRTVIGTSLAAVAVAGTVVWTVSSTSTATTASATRPGPGRVHARPLADLATAAAAGQKAKGLPAAETEPFSLVGVTWNKPREELRGTVRLRTRDAKTGRWSGWRALEPELADAPDRGGRGGTNGLWVGPSNGVDVRVTGQKGRTLPEGLRVDLVDPGASAAAPTPRAAGRGGGTGMQLVAATTPLAGPVTAPKPAIVARAGWGADESLVKEPPDYDASVKAAFVHHTDTGNGYSCTESPSVIRSVFLYHVQSQGWNDIGYNFLVDKCGTAFEGRAGGADRPVHGAHTYGFNTDTTGIAVLGTYTAANDPDVPGVAPTKAALDGVAKIAAWKLGLTGVDPTAKTTLTSAAPDGTGGKYPYGQKVEFNTISGHRDGFATACPGAQLYSALPAVRTAAKQITTPALSATVTGATAAGGRYYTKSTATLNWTPAEGATYTVSVDGTTAATPAAGAASATVTLAPGTHSVQLNAVLADGTTSASPVFTIVADTTRPVISSEALSLRKATVNSGAWPVWLTWKASDNGLLSSLKATSPAAKTFAATTTQWAAVSKPGTTQTWTLAATDAAGNAGTSSLSRYTGGQTEGAARRTGTWGVSTTSSYLGGRGMYSKYRGASASWTFTGRTAGLIFKRASYLGAVYVYVDGTKIGTLDTRASTTAYRQLMWTRTWSTSGTHTIKIVVAGTSGRPMVGIDGLVYLR, encoded by the coding sequence ATGCTCAAGCGCACAGTGATCGGGACGTCGCTCGCCGCCGTGGCGGTGGCGGGAACGGTGGTCTGGACGGTCTCGTCCACGTCGACGGCGACGACCGCGTCCGCGACCCGGCCGGGCCCTGGCCGTGTCCACGCACGCCCGCTGGCGGACCTCGCCACCGCGGCCGCCGCGGGCCAGAAGGCCAAGGGGCTGCCCGCCGCGGAGACCGAGCCCTTCAGCCTGGTCGGCGTCACCTGGAACAAGCCCCGCGAGGAGCTCAGGGGAACCGTCCGGCTCCGCACGCGGGACGCGAAGACCGGCCGCTGGTCGGGGTGGCGCGCCCTGGAGCCCGAACTGGCCGATGCCCCCGACCGGGGCGGACGCGGCGGGACGAACGGGCTGTGGGTCGGCCCGTCCAACGGCGTCGACGTGCGCGTGACCGGGCAGAAGGGCCGCACGCTGCCGGAGGGCCTGCGCGTCGACCTGGTCGACCCGGGCGCCTCCGCGGCCGCGCCGACGCCCCGTGCGGCGGGGCGGGGCGGCGGTACCGGGATGCAGCTGGTGGCGGCGACCACGCCCCTCGCCGGGCCCGTCACCGCTCCGAAGCCGGCCATCGTGGCGCGGGCCGGATGGGGCGCGGACGAATCCCTCGTCAAGGAGCCGCCGGACTACGACGCTTCGGTCAAGGCCGCGTTCGTCCATCACACCGACACGGGCAACGGGTACTCCTGCACCGAGTCGCCGTCGGTGATCCGGTCGGTGTTCCTGTACCACGTGCAGAGCCAGGGCTGGAACGACATCGGCTACAACTTCCTCGTCGACAAGTGCGGCACGGCCTTCGAGGGGCGGGCCGGGGGCGCCGACCGCCCCGTCCACGGCGCCCACACCTACGGGTTCAACACCGACACCACCGGGATCGCCGTCCTCGGCACCTACACGGCCGCGAACGACCCGGACGTCCCCGGCGTCGCGCCCACCAAGGCCGCCCTGGACGGCGTCGCGAAGATCGCCGCGTGGAAGCTCGGGCTGACCGGGGTCGACCCGACGGCGAAGACGACGCTGACGTCGGCCGCCCCCGACGGGACGGGCGGGAAGTACCCCTACGGGCAGAAGGTCGAGTTCAACACGATCTCCGGTCACCGCGACGGGTTCGCGACCGCGTGCCCGGGCGCGCAGCTCTACTCCGCGCTCCCCGCCGTCCGGACGGCCGCCAAGCAGATCACCACTCCCGCCCTGAGCGCCACCGTGACCGGCGCCACCGCCGCGGGGGGCCGCTACTACACCAAGAGCACGGCCACGCTGAACTGGACGCCGGCCGAGGGCGCGACCTACACCGTCAGCGTGGACGGCACGACCGCCGCGACGCCGGCCGCGGGCGCCGCCTCGGCCACGGTGACCCTCGCGCCCGGGACGCACTCGGTCCAGCTGAACGCGGTCCTCGCCGACGGGACGACCTCGGCCTCCCCCGTCTTCACGATCGTCGCCGACACGACGCGGCCCGTCATCTCGTCCGAGGCGCTCTCCCTGCGCAAGGCGACGGTCAACAGCGGCGCGTGGCCCGTCTGGCTCACCTGGAAGGCCAGTGACAACGGCCTTCTCAGCTCGCTGAAGGCCACGTCGCCCGCGGCCAAGACGTTCGCCGCCACCACCACGCAGTGGGCCGCGGTCTCCAAGCCGGGCACGACCCAGACCTGGACGCTGGCCGCCACGGACGCCGCGGGCAACGCCGGAACCTCCAGCCTGAGCCGCTACACCGGCGGCCAGACCGAGGGCGCCGCGCGCCGCACCGGCACCTGGGGCGTCAGCACGACCAGCTCCTACCTGGGCGGTCGCGGCATGTACAGCAAGTACCGGGGCGCGAGCGCGAGCTGGACGTTCACCGGGCGCACCGCGGGCCTGATCTTCAAGCGCGCCTCCTACCTCGGCGCCGTGTACGTCTACGTGGACGGCACCAAGATCGGCACGCTGGACACCCGGGCGTCGACCACGGCCTACCGCCAGCTGATGTGGACGCGCACCTGGAGCACCAGCGGCACGCACACCATCAAGATCGTCGTGGCGGGCACCTCGGGCCGTCCCATGGTCGGCATCGACGGCCTCGTCTACCTCCGCTGA
- a CDS encoding ATP-dependent DNA ligase: protein MAATAIDHIPREGACSGGCRYEPKFDGFRCVARVDEEGDVQLWSRRLKRLDAAFPEIVSAVSGTLPPGTVVDGEIVRWGSDGRLDFSALQRRHVTRRTGAPITEPCHYVVFDVLETGGKDHRSAPLSARRTELERLLRDLPGSSRVVLCPQLRDVGEARLWFEILVAQGIEGLVVKAAGDPYKEGRRGWWKIKHRTTTEALIGGVTGTLERPESLLLGRYTTAGVLRVVARTAPLTPRARAELAGALSRAGADHPWPEPLPAGWAGGLPATRGPVHYTRVAPDTVAEISVDAAVEHGRWRHAARFVRLRRDLTPGDVPQNLDLA from the coding sequence ATGGCCGCGACCGCGATCGACCATATCCCGCGGGAGGGAGCCTGTTCAGGCGGCTGCCGCTACGAACCCAAGTTCGACGGGTTCCGCTGCGTCGCCCGCGTGGACGAGGAAGGCGATGTCCAGCTCTGGTCACGCCGTCTCAAGCGGCTGGACGCGGCCTTCCCCGAGATCGTCTCCGCGGTCTCCGGAACCCTCCCGCCCGGCACGGTGGTGGACGGCGAGATCGTCCGCTGGGGAAGCGACGGCCGCCTGGACTTCTCGGCCCTCCAGCGCCGCCACGTCACCCGCCGCACCGGCGCCCCGATCACCGAGCCGTGCCACTACGTGGTCTTCGACGTCCTGGAGACCGGCGGAAAGGACCACCGCTCCGCCCCCCTCTCCGCCCGCCGTACCGAGCTGGAGCGGCTGCTGCGCGACCTCCCCGGCAGCTCCCGCGTCGTCCTCTGCCCGCAGCTGCGCGACGTGGGGGAAGCCCGCCTGTGGTTCGAGATCCTCGTCGCCCAGGGCATCGAGGGCCTGGTCGTGAAGGCCGCGGGCGACCCCTACAAGGAGGGGAGGCGCGGCTGGTGGAAGATCAAGCACCGGACGACGACCGAGGCGCTCATCGGCGGCGTGACCGGCACGCTCGAACGGCCGGAGTCCCTGCTTCTGGGCAGGTACACGACCGCCGGGGTGCTGCGTGTGGTCGCCCGGACCGCGCCCCTCACCCCCCGGGCGCGCGCGGAACTGGCCGGCGCCCTCTCCCGGGCGGGCGCCGACCACCCCTGGCCGGAGCCCCTGCCCGCGGGCTGGGCCGGCGGCCTCCCCGCGACCAGGGGCCCGGTCCACTACACCCGCGTCGCCCCGGACACCGTCGCGGAGATCAGCGTGGACGCCGCCGTGGAACACGGCCGCTGGCGCCACGCGGCCCGCTTCGTCCGCCTGAGGCGCGACCTGACCCCCGGCGACGTCCCCCAGAACCTGGACCTGGCCTGA
- a CDS encoding TetR/AcrR family transcriptional regulator has protein sequence MPRVVDGEQRRLDVAAAVLRVVLRDGLDRASVRNVASEAGLSMGSLRHYFATQSELLAFTLRAIIERIQRRMAALPPEPDQRRRAELVLAELLPMDEERAVENRVWLAFTARAMVDPELRALQSEGYGLLREGCRSLVRSLDVPEPAVEYETDRLHALVDGLAVHAATHPHQTTPARMREIIASHLAGLGRPAGAA, from the coding sequence ATGCCTCGAGTGGTGGACGGTGAGCAGCGGCGCCTGGACGTGGCTGCGGCGGTGTTGCGGGTGGTCCTGCGCGACGGTCTGGACCGGGCCTCGGTTCGCAACGTGGCGAGCGAGGCCGGGCTGTCGATGGGTTCGCTGCGGCACTACTTCGCCACGCAGTCCGAGCTGCTGGCGTTCACCCTGCGCGCGATCATCGAGCGGATCCAGCGGCGCATGGCGGCGCTGCCCCCCGAACCCGATCAGCGCCGCCGGGCCGAACTGGTGCTCGCCGAACTGCTGCCGATGGACGAGGAGCGGGCCGTCGAGAACCGGGTATGGCTGGCCTTCACCGCCCGCGCGATGGTCGATCCGGAGCTGCGGGCCCTGCAGAGCGAGGGATACGGCCTCCTGCGCGAGGGCTGCCGCTCCCTCGTGCGCTCGCTGGACGTTCCCGAACCCGCCGTGGAGTACGAGACCGACCGGCTGCACGCCCTCGTCGACGGCCTGGCCGTCCACGCCGCGACCCATCCCCACCAGACCACCCCGGCGCGGATGCGCGAGATCATCGCCTCCCACCTCGCCGGGCTCGGCCGTCCCGCCGGGGCCGCCTGA
- a CDS encoding RNA polymerase sigma factor: MTGGDSHRTVEAVWRIESAQVVAGLARLVNDVGLAEELAQDALVSALEQWPRTGVPDNPGAWLMLTARHKAIDLIRRNARYADKLAEIGRDLEVRRESAEAELDDALDDHIGDDLLRLLFTACHPVLRPEGRVALTLRLLGGLTTQEIARAFLVPEPTVGQRIFRAKRALADGRVPIELPPPDELPARLASVLEVVYLVFNEGYSATAGDDWTRPALCEEALRLGRLLAGLMPGEAEVHGLVALMEIQASRIRARTGPDGEPVLLLDQDRSRWDRLLVNRGLAALARAEALGTLGPYGLQAAIAACHARAAAAEDTDWERMAALYRVLAHLAPSPVVELNRAVAVGMAYGPARGLEIADALLEERSLGNYPQLPAVRGDLLEKLGRLDEAREEFRRAAGLTRNEREQALYLARAQR; encoded by the coding sequence ATGACGGGTGGCGACTCGCACCGGACGGTCGAGGCGGTCTGGCGGATCGAGTCCGCGCAGGTGGTCGCGGGTCTGGCCAGGCTGGTCAACGATGTCGGCCTGGCCGAGGAACTGGCTCAGGACGCCCTGGTCAGCGCGCTGGAGCAGTGGCCGCGAACCGGCGTGCCCGACAACCCGGGCGCATGGCTCATGCTCACGGCCAGGCACAAGGCGATCGACCTGATCCGCCGCAACGCCCGGTACGCCGACAAGCTCGCGGAGATCGGCCGCGACCTGGAGGTCCGCCGGGAGTCGGCCGAGGCGGAACTGGACGACGCCCTCGACGACCACATCGGCGACGACCTGCTGCGCCTGCTGTTCACCGCCTGCCATCCCGTGCTGCGGCCCGAGGGGCGGGTGGCGCTGACCCTGCGACTGCTGGGCGGCCTGACGACGCAGGAGATCGCACGGGCCTTCCTCGTCCCGGAGCCGACCGTGGGACAGCGGATCTTCCGGGCCAAGCGCGCCCTCGCCGACGGGCGGGTGCCGATCGAGCTGCCCCCGCCGGACGAACTGCCCGCCCGGCTCGCGTCCGTCCTGGAGGTCGTCTACCTGGTCTTCAACGAGGGCTACTCGGCGACCGCCGGCGACGACTGGACGCGTCCGGCGCTGTGCGAGGAGGCGCTGCGCCTGGGCCGCCTCCTGGCCGGCCTCATGCCCGGCGAGGCCGAGGTGCACGGGCTGGTCGCCCTGATGGAGATCCAGGCGTCCCGGATCCGCGCCAGGACGGGCCCGGACGGCGAGCCCGTCCTGCTCCTCGACCAGGACCGGAGCCGCTGGGACCGCCTGCTCGTCAACCGGGGGCTCGCCGCCCTCGCGCGTGCCGAGGCCCTCGGCACGCTCGGCCCGTACGGGCTGCAGGCCGCGATCGCCGCCTGCCACGCCCGCGCGGCCGCCGCCGAGGACACCGACTGGGAGCGGATGGCCGCCCTGTACCGGGTGCTCGCCCACCTCGCCCCGTCCCCGGTGGTGGAGCTGAACCGCGCGGTCGCGGTGGGCATGGCGTACGGCCCGGCCCGGGGCCTGGAGATCGCGGACGCCCTGCTGGAGGAGCGCTCCCTCGGGAACTATCCGCAGCTGCCCGCCGTGCGCGGCGACCTGCTGGAGAAGCTGGGCCGCCTCGACGAGGCCCGCGAGGAGTTCCGGCGCGCCGCCGGGCTCACCCGCAACGAGCGCGAGCAGGCCCTGTACCTCGCCCGCGCCCAGCGGTGA
- a CDS encoding YciI family protein encodes MRYMIILRATDLPGTPPPADLMEAIAKLGEEATRSGALLDTAGLAPSSEGARITLAGGALNVMDGPFAEAKELISYSLFEVRSKEEAMEWTSRFLKVHRDHWKGWEGEADVLRVMGPEDFAAPE; translated from the coding sequence ATGCGATACATGATCATCCTCAGGGCCACCGACCTGCCCGGCACGCCGCCGCCCGCCGATCTGATGGAGGCCATCGCCAAGCTCGGCGAGGAGGCGACCCGGTCCGGAGCCCTCCTGGACACCGCCGGGCTGGCGCCCAGTTCGGAGGGGGCACGGATCACCCTCGCCGGGGGCGCGCTGAACGTCATGGACGGCCCGTTCGCCGAGGCCAAGGAGCTGATCAGCTACTCCCTGTTCGAAGTCCGGTCCAAGGAGGAGGCCATGGAGTGGACGTCCCGCTTTCTGAAGGTCCACCGCGACCACTGGAAGGGCTGGGAAGGCGAGGCGGACGTGCTGCGCGTGATGGGCCCGGAGGACTTCGCCGCCCCTGAGTGA
- a CDS encoding DUF4185 domain-containing protein yields the protein MTRPSDDKGTAAGGLSRRKLLRMGAGAALGAGAVGAGWVGFSQDGRQARVMTAGGPGDPSSPTLATKVKNLSGPVETGPFASPWTDLGIPVRCPDGTMLFVCGDTFNGDHVPNPGEPADDWRAPVGLRSGNGDVNNLRIDGSVGGGHARALVHEPHNPVGDKATTAIPSDAFVVDGVMYMHLMRGVIYDTHHTDFWRSTDNGETWEYLCQWPGDLHGGQFQQKTYAVADDGWCYVLSSVFNRDRDSGMLLHRVRKERLGDPGAYEPWGYADGGWRWGAPPTTVFGVRKWGEICFRAMDGKYVLTWLNMNPLSIRAMVFPLPTSDLTRTLEQTMILPSAPGAEAANLVASPYGGFVVPGSTFGNFHIIVSQWYDPRNYRIMQFKINMLS from the coding sequence ATGACACGTCCATCGGACGACAAGGGCACGGCCGCCGGCGGTCTCTCCCGCCGCAAGCTCCTCCGGATGGGCGCCGGCGCCGCCCTCGGCGCGGGGGCCGTCGGCGCGGGATGGGTCGGGTTCAGCCAGGACGGGCGGCAGGCCAGGGTGATGACGGCCGGCGGGCCGGGCGACCCGTCCAGCCCGACGCTCGCGACCAAGGTGAAGAACCTGAGCGGCCCGGTCGAGACCGGCCCGTTCGCCTCGCCCTGGACCGACCTCGGGATCCCCGTGCGGTGCCCGGACGGCACCATGCTGTTCGTCTGCGGCGACACCTTCAACGGCGACCACGTGCCGAACCCGGGCGAGCCCGCCGACGACTGGCGCGCCCCGGTGGGCCTGCGCTCCGGCAACGGCGACGTGAACAACCTGCGCATCGACGGGAGCGTCGGCGGAGGCCACGCCAGGGCCCTGGTCCACGAGCCGCACAACCCCGTCGGCGACAAGGCCACGACGGCGATCCCGTCCGACGCCTTCGTCGTGGACGGCGTCATGTACATGCACCTCATGCGCGGAGTCATCTACGACACCCACCACACGGACTTCTGGCGCTCGACCGACAACGGCGAGACGTGGGAGTACCTGTGCCAGTGGCCGGGCGATCTGCACGGCGGCCAGTTCCAGCAGAAGACCTACGCGGTCGCCGACGACGGGTGGTGCTACGTCCTGTCGTCGGTCTTCAACCGCGACCGGGACTCGGGGATGCTGCTCCACCGGGTGCGCAAGGAGAGGCTCGGCGACCCGGGCGCCTACGAGCCCTGGGGCTACGCGGACGGCGGCTGGCGCTGGGGGGCGCCTCCGACCACGGTCTTCGGCGTCCGCAAGTGGGGCGAGATCTGCTTCCGCGCCATGGACGGCAAGTACGTCCTCACCTGGTTGAACATGAACCCGCTGTCGATCCGGGCGATGGTCTTCCCGCTCCCGACCTCGGACCTGACGCGGACGCTGGAGCAGACGATGATCCTGCCGTCCGCCCCCGGAGCGGAGGCGGCCAACCTCGTCGCCAGCCCCTACGGCGGCTTCGTCGTCCCCGGGTCGACGTTCGGCAACTTCCACATCATCGTCAGCCAGTGGTACGACCCGAGGAACTACCGGATCATGCAGTTCAAGATCAACATGCTCTCCTGA